One Sanguibacter keddieii DSM 10542 genomic window carries:
- a CDS encoding GNAT family N-acetyltransferase, giving the protein MAVSPSPEGEEVVGILDVDVEVDAAEATIDTLAVHPDHARSGIGAAMLAVAVGRLRAQGLGSLDAWTREDAAANGWYQAQGFVERYRYVHVHKEGGDDPRGFRSPEGLSTPVRAFAHAPLEMEAQLRAEFSRVYVCRQYVLNL; this is encoded by the coding sequence GTGGCCGTCTCCCCGTCGCCGGAGGGGGAGGAGGTGGTCGGCATCCTCGACGTCGACGTCGAGGTCGACGCGGCCGAGGCGACCATCGACACCCTTGCCGTCCACCCGGACCACGCACGCAGCGGTATCGGCGCGGCGATGCTCGCGGTCGCGGTGGGGCGCCTCCGTGCGCAGGGTCTCGGGTCCCTCGACGCCTGGACGCGAGAGGACGCCGCGGCCAACGGTTGGTACCAGGCCCAGGGCTTCGTCGAGCGCTACCGGTACGTGCATGTCCACAAGGAGGGTGGCGACGACCCACGAGGGTTCCGCTCGCCGGAAGGGCTGTCCACGCCTGTGCGCGCCTTCGCCCACGCTCCGCTCGAGATGGAGGCACAGCTGCGCGCGGAGTTCAGCAGGGTCTACGTCTGCCGGCAGTACGTGCTGAACCTGTAG
- a CDS encoding Abi family protein → MLTWEGPFFLRGGRMKPGLTVEQQVALLAQRDLVIDDEAACRTFLVSCNYYRLSGYARYFQRAPHLGDDTFKPGTTFEDVRAAYVADEALREALGKSLARVELMLRTHVARVIADAHGPYGSFLEERFYTDVGDAEPTVESLLRDIRRSKDRHILRYLDGDDFSRLPVWSAVEAWSFGTLSRAVERGARGSLSDSVATSAGIAKAGFAYRVRSLVYLRNRCAHHSRLWHHSVLDAGPTPNNVRKKAKRLAGQFEPRSVLDVVASLDDMASRGNAADPVLPLLLERHTRDSVFWKGLARPQSPRDHSA, encoded by the coding sequence ATGCTCACATGGGAGGGGCCTTTTTTTCTTCGCGGGGGGCGGATGAAACCAGGTCTGACGGTGGAGCAGCAGGTTGCGCTCCTCGCCCAGCGCGATCTCGTCATCGACGACGAGGCTGCCTGCAGGACGTTCCTCGTCTCGTGCAACTACTACCGGCTCTCTGGCTACGCTCGATACTTCCAGCGCGCCCCGCACCTCGGCGACGACACGTTCAAGCCAGGAACGACCTTCGAGGACGTCCGCGCTGCCTACGTCGCCGACGAGGCACTGCGTGAGGCCCTCGGCAAGTCTCTCGCTCGTGTCGAGCTCATGCTGCGGACGCACGTAGCACGCGTGATCGCCGACGCGCACGGACCCTACGGGAGCTTCCTCGAGGAGCGCTTCTACACCGACGTCGGCGACGCCGAGCCGACAGTCGAGTCGCTCCTCCGCGACATCAGGCGAAGCAAGGACCGTCACATCCTGCGATATCTGGACGGCGACGACTTCAGCAGGCTCCCCGTATGGTCCGCCGTAGAGGCCTGGTCCTTCGGGACCTTGTCTCGAGCGGTCGAGCGAGGAGCGAGAGGGTCTCTCTCCGACTCCGTGGCCACCAGCGCCGGGATCGCAAAGGCCGGGTTCGCCTACCGCGTCAGATCTCTGGTCTACCTCCGCAACCGGTGCGCCCATCACAGCCGCCTGTGGCACCACTCAGTCCTCGACGCGGGGCCGACACCGAACAACGTCCGGAAGAAGGCGAAACGACTCGCAGGACAGTTCGAGCCGCGCTCCGTCCTCGACGTCGTCGCCTCGCTGGACGACATGGCCTCGCGCGGGAACGCCGCCGACCCCGTGCTCCCTCTGCTCCTGGAACGCCACACTCGGGACTCCGTGTTCTGGAAGGGTCTGGCCCGTCCGCAGAGCCCGCGAGACCACAGCGCCTGA
- a CDS encoding beta-galactosidase yields MDQLLFGAAYYDEYMPTDRIDTDVEMMKAAGITVVRIAESTWSSLEPQPGVFDFTHVDRALDAFEAAGIHVIVGTPTYAVPAWLVQSYPEVLAVTNNGEGRYGARQIMNITSPTYRFHAERVIRRLMERTAHRPGVIGFQVDNETKYYEAASHDVQRGFVKYLRAEFDDDLGALNDAFGLAYWSNRIDAWEDFPDVRGTINGSLGAEFAKYRRRLVEEFLGWQAGIVREYSRDDQFVTQNFDFDWSPGWSYGLQPSVDHFKAAATVDVAGVDIYHPTQSRLTGKEIAFGGDMTRSIKGGDNYLVLETQAQGQVGWLPYPGQLRLQAYSHLASGADGLMYWHWHSIHNSFETYWKGLLSHDLETNPTYEEAGVFGREAAAAGDALLHLRKSNRVAIMVSNEALTALQWFTVETGFIDGVFGSSIGYNDVLRWVYDALFELNVEVDFVSADDPDLGRYALVVAPALYSAPESTITRLREHVEAGGHLVTTFRTAVADEHVTVWHDRAPHGLTGTLGVTYNQFTRPDGVGLTLHGDLAEAATTQGVEDAPQAQRFMELLTTEGAEVLAAYDHPAYGEYAAVTRQRSDSGSGAGSALHLGTMTSPELVRATLAVAVRDAGVWDWPQELAGTVSVRRGTNARGRELTYLLNYSAEPVTLDSPVAGRSVLGDVEVAVGETLTIGAWDLLVVEGEIG; encoded by the coding sequence GTGGACCAGCTGTTGTTCGGTGCGGCGTACTACGACGAGTACATGCCGACCGACCGGATCGACACGGACGTCGAGATGATGAAGGCCGCGGGCATCACCGTGGTGCGCATCGCCGAGTCCACCTGGAGCTCCCTCGAGCCCCAGCCGGGCGTCTTCGACTTCACGCACGTGGACCGCGCGCTCGACGCCTTCGAGGCCGCCGGCATCCACGTGATCGTCGGGACCCCGACCTACGCGGTGCCCGCGTGGCTGGTGCAGTCGTACCCCGAGGTCCTCGCGGTGACCAACAACGGCGAGGGTCGCTACGGCGCCCGCCAGATCATGAACATCACCAGCCCGACGTACCGGTTCCACGCCGAGCGCGTCATCCGCCGCCTCATGGAGCGCACCGCGCACCGCCCGGGCGTCATCGGGTTCCAGGTCGACAACGAGACCAAGTACTACGAGGCCGCCTCCCACGACGTGCAGCGCGGGTTCGTCAAGTACCTGCGCGCGGAGTTCGACGACGACCTCGGCGCGCTCAACGACGCCTTCGGCCTCGCCTACTGGTCCAACCGCATCGACGCGTGGGAGGACTTCCCCGACGTGCGCGGCACGATCAACGGCTCGCTCGGCGCGGAGTTCGCCAAGTACCGGCGTCGCCTCGTCGAGGAGTTCCTCGGCTGGCAGGCCGGGATCGTCCGCGAGTACTCGCGCGACGACCAGTTCGTCACGCAGAACTTCGACTTCGACTGGTCCCCCGGGTGGTCCTACGGGCTCCAGCCCTCCGTCGACCACTTCAAGGCCGCCGCGACCGTCGACGTCGCCGGGGTGGACATCTACCACCCGACCCAGTCGCGCCTCACCGGCAAGGAGATCGCCTTCGGCGGCGACATGACCCGTTCGATCAAGGGCGGTGACAACTACCTCGTCCTCGAGACCCAGGCGCAGGGCCAGGTCGGCTGGCTCCCCTACCCCGGGCAGCTGCGCCTCCAGGCGTACAGCCACCTGGCCAGCGGCGCCGACGGACTCATGTACTGGCACTGGCACTCGATCCACAACTCCTTCGAGACCTACTGGAAGGGCCTGCTCAGCCACGACCTCGAGACCAACCCGACCTACGAGGAGGCCGGCGTCTTCGGGCGCGAGGCCGCCGCCGCGGGTGACGCGCTGCTGCACCTGCGCAAGTCCAACAGGGTCGCGATCATGGTGAGCAACGAGGCGCTCACCGCGCTCCAGTGGTTCACCGTCGAGACCGGGTTCATCGACGGGGTCTTCGGCAGCTCGATCGGCTACAACGACGTGCTCCGCTGGGTCTACGACGCGCTCTTCGAGCTCAACGTCGAGGTGGACTTCGTGTCGGCCGACGACCCGGACCTCGGCCGGTACGCGCTGGTCGTCGCCCCCGCGCTCTACTCGGCGCCAGAGTCGACCATCACCCGTCTGCGCGAGCACGTCGAGGCCGGCGGCCACCTGGTCACCACCTTCCGCACCGCGGTCGCCGACGAGCACGTCACCGTGTGGCACGACCGCGCACCGCACGGGCTCACCGGCACGCTGGGGGTCACCTACAACCAGTTCACGCGGCCCGACGGCGTCGGGCTCACGCTCCACGGAGACCTCGCGGAGGCCGCCACCACGCAGGGAGTCGAGGACGCACCGCAGGCGCAGCGCTTCATGGAGCTGCTCACCACCGAGGGCGCCGAGGTGCTCGCCGCGTACGACCACCCCGCCTACGGGGAGTACGCGGCGGTCACCCGTCAGCGGTCGGACTCGGGGTCGGGTGCTGGATCCGCGCTGCACCTCGGGACCATGACCTCCCCCGAGCTCGTCCGCGCCACCCTCGCCGTCGCCGTCCGCGACGCCGGGGTGTGGGACTGGCCGCAGGAGCTCGCCGGGACCGTCAGCGTCCGGCGCGGGACCAACGCCCGCGGCCGGGAGCTCACCTACCTGCTCAACTACTCAGCCGAGCCGGTGACCCTCGACAGCCCTGTCGCCGGGCGGTCGGTGCTCGGTGACGTAGAGGTCGCAGTCGGCGAGACGCTGACGATCGGCGCCTGGGACCTGCTGGTGGTCGAGGGCGAGATCGGCTGA
- a CDS encoding glycoside hydrolase family 30 protein, producing MTTTWTASTADALWADRGAPTPGASDARGLALTGSRGQTLRGFGGTFNELGYRAISALSTADQETVYRELFSPDELNFRVNRSAVGANDFAASWYSYDETPGDYALEHFSVERDEEMVIPFIRQAQRYQDDMVLHCSPWSPPTWMKNPPAYNSGTLVMTQENLDAYAQYFVRFVQAYAERGITVSQVHIQNEVFADQKFPSCVWTSEQLRVFVRDHMGPAFEAAGLTAKIFLGTLNGPEDMKFTATGQALTNYARFVDNILFDDDARKHIAGIGYQWAGQHAVARTHDAWPELEIMQTESECGFGENNWEEAEYVFHLVRHYLQHGATGYTYWNMALEPGGLSTWGWPQNSLITVDTQARTFTRNPEYYVLKHYSSAVRPGAVPLGVTGRFSAQGSAYENPDGSIVVVVQNALDRDEEFAFTVPGDESKSFTATLEARSLNTFVVEP from the coding sequence GTGACCACGACGTGGACCGCTTCGACCGCCGACGCCCTCTGGGCAGACCGGGGCGCACCCACCCCGGGTGCGTCCGACGCCCGGGGGCTCGCCCTCACCGGATCGCGCGGTCAGACGCTGCGCGGCTTCGGCGGGACGTTCAACGAGCTCGGCTACCGCGCGATCAGCGCGCTCAGCACGGCGGACCAGGAGACGGTCTACCGCGAGCTCTTCAGCCCGGACGAGCTCAACTTCCGTGTCAACAGGTCCGCTGTTGGCGCGAACGACTTCGCCGCGTCCTGGTACTCCTACGACGAGACGCCGGGTGACTATGCGCTCGAGCACTTCTCCGTCGAGCGCGACGAGGAGATGGTCATCCCGTTCATCCGGCAGGCGCAGCGCTACCAGGACGACATGGTGCTGCACTGCTCGCCGTGGAGCCCTCCCACGTGGATGAAGAACCCGCCCGCGTACAACTCCGGCACCCTCGTCATGACGCAGGAGAACCTCGACGCGTACGCGCAGTACTTCGTGAGGTTCGTGCAGGCCTACGCCGAGCGCGGCATCACCGTGAGCCAGGTGCACATCCAGAACGAGGTGTTCGCCGACCAGAAGTTCCCGTCGTGCGTGTGGACGTCGGAGCAGCTGCGGGTCTTCGTCCGCGACCACATGGGCCCCGCCTTCGAGGCCGCAGGTCTCACGGCGAAGATCTTCCTCGGGACCCTCAACGGCCCGGAGGACATGAAGTTCACCGCGACCGGCCAGGCGCTCACCAACTACGCGCGCTTCGTCGACAACATCCTGTTCGACGACGACGCCCGCAAGCACATCGCCGGGATCGGCTACCAGTGGGCCGGCCAGCACGCGGTCGCCCGCACGCACGACGCGTGGCCCGAGCTCGAGATCATGCAGACCGAGTCGGAGTGCGGGTTCGGCGAGAACAACTGGGAGGAGGCCGAGTACGTCTTCCACCTGGTCCGCCACTACCTGCAGCACGGGGCGACCGGGTACACCTACTGGAACATGGCGCTCGAGCCCGGTGGTCTGAGCACCTGGGGCTGGCCGCAGAACTCGCTCATCACCGTCGACACCCAGGCGCGCACCTTCACGCGCAACCCCGAGTACTACGTGCTCAAGCACTACTCCTCCGCGGTGCGCCCTGGGGCGGTGCCGCTCGGTGTGACGGGCCGGTTCAGCGCGCAGGGCTCCGCGTACGAGAACCCCGACGGGTCGATCGTGGTCGTGGTGCAGAACGCCCTCGACCGCGACGAGGAGTTCGCCTTCACGGTCCCCGGAGACGAGTCGAAGAGCTTCACGGCGACCCTCGAGGCGCGGTCCCTCAACACCTTCGTCGTCGAGCCGTAG
- a CDS encoding MFS transporter, with protein MDPRRGVIAGISLTLIGVLDSPLTITVSYCVAMVGLNMMLAPAVAVLADRVPMKVRGTMSAFYGGGLASGAPLGALVGAAFITTSLPGFILGGAFMAGSAVLALVVWPRERSAVDLPPAAAGFRELLRSFRPPRNAPDFYLAFAGRLFMLVSYQMIMAYQLYIVQDHVGQTVAESARTIATMSVILLVVSLVGSVAAGPVSDLIGRRKLPVVLSSVLFAVGIAMPWIWPTPMGMFLFAGIAGFGYGVYTSVDQALNVDVLPDEEQAGKDLGILNLSTTAGQTVGPLLTSALVVSTGSYSVVFPVAIVAALLGAFFITRIKSVR; from the coding sequence GTGGATCCTCGCCGGGGCGTCATCGCGGGGATCTCGCTGACGCTCATCGGCGTCCTCGACTCGCCGCTGACCATCACCGTGAGCTACTGCGTCGCGATGGTCGGCCTCAACATGATGCTCGCCCCGGCCGTCGCCGTCCTCGCCGACCGGGTCCCGATGAAGGTCCGCGGCACCATGTCCGCGTTCTACGGCGGCGGGCTCGCGAGCGGCGCACCGCTCGGCGCACTCGTCGGCGCAGCCTTCATCACGACCTCGCTGCCGGGCTTCATCCTCGGAGGGGCCTTCATGGCGGGATCCGCGGTGCTCGCCCTCGTGGTCTGGCCGCGTGAGCGCTCCGCGGTCGACCTCCCGCCCGCCGCGGCAGGCTTCCGCGAGCTGCTCCGCTCGTTCAGGCCGCCGCGCAACGCACCGGACTTCTACCTGGCCTTCGCCGGTCGCCTGTTCATGCTGGTCAGCTACCAGATGATCATGGCGTACCAGCTCTACATCGTGCAGGACCACGTGGGGCAGACGGTCGCCGAGTCCGCGCGGACCATCGCCACCATGTCGGTGATCCTCCTCGTCGTCTCCCTCGTCGGGTCGGTCGCAGCCGGACCCGTCTCTGACCTCATCGGGCGGCGCAAGCTCCCCGTCGTCCTGTCGAGCGTGCTGTTCGCGGTGGGCATCGCCATGCCGTGGATCTGGCCGACGCCCATGGGCATGTTCCTCTTCGCGGGGATCGCCGGCTTCGGCTACGGCGTCTACACCTCGGTCGACCAGGCCCTCAACGTCGACGTGCTCCCGGACGAGGAGCAGGCCGGCAAGGACCTCGGCATCCTCAACCTGTCGACGACGGCCGGCCAGACCGTCGGGCCGCTGCTCACCTCCGCCCTCGTGGTGTCGACCGGGAGCTACTCGGTCGTGTTCCCGGTGGCGATCGTCGCCGCGCTGCTCGGCGCGTTCTTCATCACCCGGATCAAGTCCGTGCGCTGA
- a CDS encoding MFS transporter, whose amino-acid sequence MDTRTSLAAEGPTPTTSGTDLAPDTGAPFSRALTLRFGAGFFGFGLLWIVGLQIVAAVLLPQRLRDIGVSSPEALLGTISAVTAVVSLVSNLLFGNLSDRTRGRFGRRAPWILAGASSRGSR is encoded by the coding sequence ATGGACACCCGCACCTCCCTCGCCGCCGAGGGCCCGACCCCGACCACGTCCGGGACCGACCTCGCCCCCGACACCGGAGCCCCCTTCAGCCGTGCGCTCACCCTGAGGTTCGGCGCCGGGTTCTTCGGCTTCGGCCTGCTGTGGATCGTCGGCCTGCAGATCGTCGCCGCCGTGCTGCTGCCGCAGCGCCTCCGCGACATCGGGGTGTCCTCGCCCGAGGCGCTGCTCGGCACCATCAGCGCCGTCACGGCTGTGGTCTCGCTCGTGTCGAACCTGCTCTTCGGGAACCTCTCCGACCGCACGCGCGGCCGGTTCGGGCGGCGCGCGCCGTGGATCCTCGCCGGGGCGTCATCGCGGGGATCTCGCTGA
- a CDS encoding TetR/AcrR family transcriptional regulator → MTGTPTDTPPRRRVRLSRETRIAQILEESTRLVSQHGFYGFSLQDVATAVGISQAGLLHYVGSKEGLLQLIVEQRYDRRFDPEAYVASGDPAATHPDGASFPGYCRFLVRNNAAEPQLVRLYMVLGAEAISPEHPAHEYFDARPDGTWELYSRTRWRLPPEVGTWDDARDLVEMAIEAMDGVQLRSFRSPAVCMVDGWARFEQVLFPSPVWDDYR, encoded by the coding sequence ATGACCGGAACCCCCACGGACACACCACCGAGACGCCGCGTCCGCCTCTCCCGCGAGACGCGGATCGCGCAGATCCTCGAGGAGTCCACGCGCCTGGTCAGCCAGCACGGCTTCTACGGGTTCTCGCTCCAGGACGTCGCGACGGCTGTCGGCATCAGCCAGGCCGGCCTGCTGCACTACGTGGGGAGCAAGGAGGGCCTGCTCCAGCTCATCGTCGAGCAGCGCTACGACCGCCGCTTCGACCCCGAGGCGTACGTGGCGAGCGGCGACCCAGCCGCGACCCACCCTGACGGAGCCTCGTTCCCCGGCTACTGCCGGTTCCTCGTGCGCAACAACGCCGCCGAGCCCCAGCTCGTCCGCCTGTACATGGTGCTCGGCGCCGAGGCGATCTCCCCCGAGCACCCCGCGCACGAGTACTTCGACGCGCGCCCCGACGGCACCTGGGAGCTGTACTCCCGGACCCGCTGGCGGCTCCCGCCCGAGGTCGGCACCTGGGACGACGCACGCGACCTCGTCGAGATGGCCATCGAGGCCATGGACGGCGTGCAGCTGCGGTCGTTCCGGTCCCCCGCCGTGTGCATGGTCGACGGCTGGGCCCGCTTCGAGCAGGTCCTGTTCCCGTCACCGGTCTGGGACGACTACCGCTGA